ctacatgtttgcttgctgccatttttatttcagattgcaattactacttacaatcatccatattacttgtatttcactatctcttcgccgaactagtgcacctatacacctgacaagtgtattgggtgtgttggggacacaagagacttcttgtatcgtaattgcagggttgcttgagagggataactttggcctctacctccctgagttcgataaaccttgggtgatccacttaagggaaacttgctgctgttctacaaacctctgcacttggaggcccaacactgtctacaagaacagAAGCGTGCGTAAACAtcagagacttggctacttcatgaagaattaagggatcttcatacatTATATTTGAACAAGCCAAGTCAtaaggattatcatctatatcttttatccaatgttcctctttgtggTAACTTGTAGTTAGCTTCTTtacattgtaagttacttgcccctttgcatgttttggttttgtaccaagtatgtgtttgtatatgttgtgtcttacttgcttatcttgtgtattcaagtatgtttgtttgacacatcatgtacttgttcatcttttctttgagcctaatgcatcttgatgatatcttatttggctctttttgagtgattaatggaacatcccattttgggggagtgttaTGCTTTTGCACTTCACAATCCTTAAACTGTGTGTACATGAGTAATACCACTTAGtgttgatattgcgagattatctagtcactatgtggtgtgtcatactcatgagaaattcaaattctaaatgtccattaattatctctagTTGACTCTTTTTGCCTCTTGTTGaaaaagaaatgttttatcacattatgggggagtaatatgcttTATGCATATCACAAGCCAAGAAAATGTGAATGTATGAGGtattgccacttagagttgatattgttaattatcttgttcctaggtggcatgtttgctcaaacaagctcgacTCTTATTAAAAGCTTTTATTGCTCATCCTTTTGGTCTTTGTTTGAGTAAgagaattcttggtgcggtttttctcaaatacatatctctatatcttatttgggaaacCATTTGCTTAAAGTAATTTCAatcattgctttgcatgattgtttATATAAAGAATTTCTAtccatgcatagtgcttaatccTTATATCTTTTATCCTATGCCTCTAGTGAAGTTGATCATAAATATTCTAGCAATATACCATCGGAAAATAATTGCAATAGATCTCTTGTCTTCGACAATTGATATCATGTATGTGGTAGCTATTTTAGATCATCTTCACATTCGATTGCTTCTTATTGTCTTATTTTATTGCCAAGAAATCTttgtgactcccatgtgtcttccttgcctcTTCAAAAATctttttgataaattctcttgatccatatcaagtgtttgctttgggaagacaaacctttttttATTTCAGTACCATTGTGCCAATGCTaaaggtgtagagggtttggtttatttgttggaaccttgctcttttgggagtttgttgtctcattccttcttctatgttttatttgcttgaatgagataaatctttgagcgtgTTTGTTTATTCCattctttatgctcaatggtttttgcttagttcatttgttgaactttgttgataaATCTCTTGTTGATttgcttctttgatataatttggaaaaTAAATGTGTTTAGTCACACCTTTTATGCCTTCTTCAATTTAtttgtgttttgtccaaattgtatcttgttTGGCTCTTGAAACTCTCTGTGCATGCTTATATTCTATATGTTTATCTTTgtggcatgcttgctttctttgatccaatatatagggtagactccatcaaatcctaaatggctaagatgtgcatgaaattcaaatttcatctataaatatgcacatatttatatggagtttgtcctatgtattgtggttagtctaaccactttagacccaataagtttggggaccaaaatgtacttgaatgttgttttaggtacattggagatgcaatggatgcttgtctcatttataaggaaggtgttgtcaccatatgataattggagccaagctaggatgatcgacgaactcttatctactacatcataccattgctatctcggtaataaGTATCTTACTCATGCATACTCTTcttgcatccaacctcttgtaggttgcatcttggcatgaaaatCCCTTATTTGCAAATGTTTCGGTTGAGTGGACTACTTTTTTTGCCCCAAACGATCATATTCCGAGGGGCTATAAAAGAGGCTTCTTCCCCAACGTTTCCTTAGGGTTCTTGAGCATGTTtttgaccaccattgttgaaccCCTTGAGCTTGATTCCTCTCCCTTCCCAcctatgattcttgcatcttTTTGAGGGCTTCGAAAGAGGAGAcctagatctacaacctccaccaatccattcctcctctaagtgaggggaacccttgggatctagatcttggattcATTGGTTGACCTCCACCATTATTCTTCCTCTCTAATTCCTCCCTAGcacttgttgctttggtgggatttgagtgtgaaggattttaacacctttggtgttcttgctttgcatccttgcataagtgttgagctctccattatgattagttcgagtgagagaccatgagcttgttactcttggagggtgacctcctagttggcttggcggttggtgcttcggtgacctcttcgtggaagattgtgaagaggcccgagcTTCTGCTACGTGGaggttgtgaagtggttgtggagcttgccatctccggagtggaggaaaagctagccataaggaaagggcatttgtccttcgtggtattggcttggagaagaaggtgagccttcgtggcgttcgggagACCTTCGTGGTAGCCCGCATCTCTCCAACGTGACGTACCTCACTTCGTgtgagggaacacgggaatacatcttcgtctccgcgtgcctcggttatctctatacccgagtttactttccttgtgatagccatcgagcttgaagtacttatatcttgctatcacttgtgttagttatatcttgtgcctatcttgcttagcttgagttgttgttgttgcacttagttgagcctagcttatttaggttttgtgcttgtaaaataaacgttagtttaattccgcattcttacaagtcaaatccgtaagagtttttaaaatgcctattcaccccccccccctctaggcaacatctcgtcctttcaattggtatcagagcaaggtctctacttgtttaggcttcaccgccttgagagtaaagatgtcgactagtagtatagtgcacaatgacacaattatatttcatggcacaaattatcttttctgGATAAATCAcatgctttgtaatcttcggactttgtgtccaaatatagagcgATTTCTAGACGTAGGCTTTTCTCCTTCGATGAATCCCCAAAATCTATCTTTaaaggatgagaaaaatttacatcttgaagctcaagtatctaatgagtttGCATCATCTATGTTCCCAAAGATTCATTTGCTTCTTGTGATGCTTGAAAAATGCAAGtcttctcatgagatgtggatcaagcttgaaAACGCTTTTGGTGTGCTCACTTCTCATGAGGGTGGTTGTgcttccgaggagctctcttctccttcacatcatgaagagctccaagttacttccacctccggccgcgatgagttctcatcttcatacacttcaccaacgtgttgcaagacacaaggtaatgatatggtgagtgatgatgaaaattgcaatgttgatattgtgctcactaTTGTTGATCCttcttctctatcccattgcaatgtttcatctttggACCTAAACACAACATGCAATAGATATTTCACACATTCTTGTGTTAAATGTCCTTGCATATCTCCGAGTATTTGCTTGATTAAGTTTTGTGATGATATGCTTATTACTAGTTGTGGCCATGATCAAAATgcctctatttcctctagttgttgtatgACTaatcatgtagaggaaatcaagagaAAGTTGGGTCACATCATTGGGGAGGAAATTGCTAGAAGAACAAAGAAGTCTATCATCAAGAGAATGACGTGTTATGAATGCCATGAGTATGGTCATCTTGCTAAATGTTGCCCTACTCTTGATAGTGGAGTTTCCTCCCTTCCAAATGAATCATCATCACCCCCCACTatccacatgtgccttatggcaaagggatCAAAGGTAACTCCTATTTTGACTCCAAACACCTcttataatgatgatgatgatgatgataataatgatgaagaatataatgccCTGTTGCATGAGATGGGACTTGtgtatgcttctcttcgtggtaataaagatgCCCGTGCtagtctcgaacactctatggaaaccATGAATAAATACAAGGAAACCATGGAGGAGTTGGAGTCCTATATTGAAAATGGGAGAAAGAGATTCAATCTCCTTAAGAAAGAGATAAGCGATGACAAGCATACTAATTCTCTTCTCACACAAAAAGTTGAATCCCTTGAACTAGAAAAATAAAAATCtattaatgatgcttgtgctactaactctacttcttgtgaagcatctacattaaaggagaatgttgagctaagggctcaacttgagttgctaactagcaattataggaaattggaagaaagtcatgaaaagctctcgggctctcatgatgatctcctAATCtcttatgatgggctaaagttagctcatgaggcaagtatcactaaggtaacatcttgtgagcctcatgtggacattagcacaacttctactcaaaatgctatattgtcatgtgctagtcctagtaatccatctagtcaaagtaTTGATACACCTTGAGTTGAATTACTTGCTTTACCTTGTTGGTCTAACAATGAAgcatctacttcctctagtacttgtattgctactaaccatgtagagaaaataaaagagctcgaggccgaagtcacttctttgaagaaagacttggaaaagcgtcatgaagggaaatccgcacttgacaatatATTGAGTGTGCaaaaatcccccaatgacaagagtgaacttggattcaactccaataacaagaacaagtccaagagcaagagcaacaagaaaaaGGGCCACGACCAAGTCAAGAATTCAGCCAAGatcgtttgcttcaagtgcaaggttgaaggccatcatgttagatcatgtccattgaagaagaagcacttgagtgagaagcaacaagggaagcggccacaaggtcaagctcAAGCTCAACCTCATGTTGAAGATATGCCATTTCCCAAGGAGAATCAAGCTAAAGCTCCCCAAGTCCAGAATTCAacgaagaagagaaaggggagcaCTTGTTGCTATgtttgccgtgagaaggggcactttgcgtcTTCATGTTTAAACGGTAACTTATCTAACCCtatcattgttgatgatgattattctcttagaaaggataaggatggcaatgtgttttccaagtttgttggaactcaaagtggtgtcaagaaaagaaccatttgggttgccaagcctattgtgacaaacctcttaggacccaacttggttggagaccaacaagctcaaacttgatcaataggtgtttgttgagggcattggagacttggttacttcatgaagaattaagggatcttcatacatTATATTTGAACAAGCCAAGTCAtaaggattatcatctatatctgttATCCAATATTCCTCTTTGTGGTAACTTGTAGTTAGCTTCTTtacattgtaagttacttgcccccttGCAtgttttggttttgtaccaagtatgtgtttgtatatgttgtgtcttacttgcttatcttgtgtattcaagtatgtttgtttgacacaTCATGTACGTATTCATCTTttctttgagcctaatgcatcttgatgatatcttatttggctcttttcgagtgattaatggaacatcccattttgggggagtgttaTGCTTTTGCACTTCACAAtccttaaaatgtgtgtacatgagtaaTACCACTTAGtgttgatattgcgagattatctagtcactatgtggtgtgtcatactcatgagaaattcaaattctaaatgtccattaattatctctagTTGAATCTTTTTGCCTCTTGTTgaaaagaaatgttttatcacattatgggggagtaatatgctttgtgcatatcacaagcctagaaaatgtgaatatATGAGGtattgccacttagagttgatattGTTAATTAtcgtgttcctaggtggcatgtttgctcaaacaagctccactctTATTAAAAGCTTTTATTGCTCATCCTTTTGGTCTTTGTTTAAGTAAgagaattcttggtgcggttttcctcaaatacatagctctatatcttatttgggaaaccgtttgcttcaagttatttcaATCATTGCTTCGCATGATTGTTTATATCAAGAATTTCTAtccatgcatagtgcttaatccTTATATCTTTTATCCTATGCCTAGTGAAGTTGATCATAAATATTCTAGCAATATTCCACCGAAAAATTATTCTAATAGATCTCTTGTCTTCGACAATTGATATCATGTATGTGGTAGCTCTTGTAGATCATCTTCACATTCGATTGCTTCTTATTGTCTTATTTTATTGCCAATAAATCTttgtgactcccatgtgtcttccttgcctcTTTAAAAATctttttgataaattctcttgatccATGTCAAGTGTTTGATTTTGTAAGACAACCCTTTTTTCTTTCAGTACCATTGTGCCATTGTTaaaggtgtagagggtttggtttatttgttgaaatcttgctcttttgggagtttgttgtctcattccttcttctatattttatttgcttgaatgagataaatgttTGAGCGTGTTTGTTTATTCCattctttatgctcaatggtttttgcttagtttatttgttGAAATTTGTTGATttgcttctttgatataatttggaaaaTAAATGTGTTTAGTCACACCTTTTATGCCGTCTTCAATttattggtgttttgtccaaattgtatcttgttTGGCTCTTGAAAGTCTTTGTGCATGCTTATATTCTATATGTTTATCTTTGTGGCATGCTTGCTTtcgttgatccaatatatagggtagactccatcaaatcctaaatggctaagatgtgcatgaaattcaaatttcatctataaatatgcacatatttatatagTGTTTGTCCTATGTATTGCGGTTAGTCTAACCACTttagacccaataagtttggggacaaaAATATTcttgaatgttgttttaggtacattggagatgcaatggatgcTTGTCTTatttataaggaaggtgttgtcaccatatgataattggagccaagctaggatgatcgacgaactcttatctactacatcatatcattgctatctcggtaacaagtatcttactcATGCATACTCTTCTTGCATCCAACCTCATCTTGGCATGAAAATCCTTTATTTGCAAATGTTTCGGTTGACTGGACTACTCATTTttgccccaaacggtcatattttgaggggctataaaaggggcttcttccccaacGTTTCCTTAGGGTTCTTGAGCACGTTtttgaccaccattgttgaaccCCTTGAGTTTGattcctctcccttccctcctatgattcttgcatcttTTTTAGGGctttgaaagaggagatctagatctacaacctccaccaatccattcctcctctaagtgagggaaacccttgggatctagatcttggattcATTGGTTGACCTCCACCATTGTTCTTTCTCTCTAATTCCTCCCTAGCACTTGTAGCTTTGGTGGGATTTCAGTGTGAAGGATTTAAACAcatttggtgttcttgctttgcatccttgcataagtATTGAGCTCTCCATtatgatttgttcgagtgagagaccgtgagcttgttactcttggagggtgacctcctagttggcttggcagttggtgctccggtgacctcttcgtggaagattgtgaagaggcccgagcttctccttcgtggaggttgtgaagtggttgtggagcttactatctccggagtggaggaaaagctagccataaggaaagggcatttgtccttcgtggtattggcttggagaagaaggtgagccttcgtggcgttcgagaGACCTTCGTGGTAGCCCGCATCTCTCCAACGTGACGTACCTCACTTCGTgtgagggaacacgggaatacatctccatctccacgtgcctcggttatctctatacccgagtttactttccttgtgatagccatcgagcttGAAGTACTCTCCATATAAATCCACGCTTAAAAACATTTATTCCTGCAATAATACTTTGCCAAGTAAAAGATGAGCCTTTTTTAGGGCCAGACTTTAAAAGATTGCCATCCGGATAGTATTTAGCTCGTAATATTTGGGCACATAATGAATCTGGATTTGAAATTAATCGCCAGCTTTCCTTTGCCAACATAGCAAGGTTGAAAGCATGCAGGTCTCTAAACCCCATTCCTCCAAGCTTCTTGGGGATACACATTTTCCACCAAGCCATCCAATGCATACGATTATGTTCCTCTGTATCTCCCCACCAGAAACTTGACATTGCATCAGTCATTTCCTTTAGCAACTTCTTGGGAATATTAAAAACAGACATAGCATAAACTGATATAGACTATATAACAGCTTTCAGAAGAATTTCCTTACCACCCATTGAGAGGAACTTCTCCTTCCATCCTTCTAATCTTTTAATAATCCTCTCTAGCAAGTACATGAAACTATCACTTCGGTCCACACCTACCATTGCAGGTAGTCCAAGATATTTATCAGACAAATCTTCGGTCATGACGTTTAGTTCTGAACATAATTCTGCCCTGACATCTGGGTCAACATTTGGGCTGAAATACATACTACACTTGGCCTCACTAACCAGCTGTCCTGAGCTTGCACAGTATTGATCAAGTACCTATCTCAATGAGGTTGCATTAGTCATAGCTACCTTCATAAGGATTAGGGAATCATCAGCAAAGAGTAAATGAGATACTGATGGCGCATTTCTGCATACCCTGACACCTTCCATACCACGAACCTCCTCTCTATGAGCCAGTAAACTTGAAAGACCCTCTGCACAAATCAGAAATAAATAAGGAGAAAGTGGATCTCCCTGTCTAAGTCCTCTACTCGGAGTAAAAGAATCAGTTTCTTGATTGTTAAATCTGATCTTATACTTCACAGAACGAACACACATCATCAAAAGATCAATAAAACCTTGCTGAAAACCAAGCCTTCTCAGCGTACTTTCTAGAAAATTCCATTCAACACGGTCATACGCCTTATGCATATCAAGTTTTACCGCACAGTACCCCCATTTTCCTTTCTTTCTATTCTTGATCTTGTGCAGTCATTCATATGCAATCAGAACATTGTCAGTAATCAACCTCCCAGGCACAAAAGCACTTTGCACCGGGGATATAACATCATCAAGAATATGTTTCAACCGGAAAGCAATCATCTTAGATATTACCTTGTACAAAACATTGCAGAGGCTTATAGGCCTATATTGGGTAACCAATTCTGGATTTTCAACCTTGGGAATTAACACGATCACTGTATCATTCCATCCATCTGGGATAGATTTATTGCTAATTGCCTCCAAGACTTCAGAAGTTAGGATATCTCCCAGTATGTGCCCACATTTTTTGAAAAAAATTGCATGGAGACCATCAGATCCGGGTGCTTTCATATCCCCAATAGAAAAGAGCGCCTTTTTCACATCCTCAGCCGAGAAGGGTCTAAGGAGCTGCTCATTCATGACTTCATTCACCTTTGGATTAACTTTATTCAATAATTCAGGATCAGGTTCTTCAATCTCCGTCGTGAAGAGACCTGCAAAATATTGTGAAATAAGAGGGTTAAGATTAGCCACTCCTTCAACCCACGCTCCGTTTTCATCCTTCAGTTTTTTCACCATATTTCTCTTCCTGCGCTCATTTGCAAAATTATGGAAGTAAGACGTATTTTTATCACCATGTTGTAACCAATTCAGTCTACTTTGAGCCAAGTGTATCTCTTCTTTTTCTAACATGGATTCGATTTCTTTTGCTATTTCTCGCTGTTCAGCAATGTTTTCATCCGTCAAGGGACCACTTGCAATCTGTTCCAAATCGCGATGTGCTTTCCGAATATTTTTTCTCGTTTTCTGTAGAACAGATTTATCCCATTTGTGTAATTGATCATGAACAAAAGCTAGTTTTCCGCCAGCGTGTTGTTTTGAACCATGGGCCCGGCCTGCACCCATGCATCCTCAACAACTTGTCGAAACTGGGCCTCTTTCAGCCACTTCGCTTCAAACCGGAGGATTGTAGGCCCAGTACCAGTGTAGTTTTCTTCCTTATCAAATTCCATCATAATTGGGCGATGATCAGAATGACTATATTCCATATTTTGTAAAACTGCATCCCCAAATTTTGTATTACAGGCTTCATTTGTCAAAGCCCGATCCAAACGTTCTCGAATTCTTCCTCTATGCCAGTAAACGCACGGGCTTTGTGCTAGTAtaagaagaaaagaaaataaagacAGGAGACCAATATCAAACTAAGTGAAAAGGTAGTGCAAATGGTTAAATCCCCCTCCCACATTCGGCGATCCCAAGCTCTCGGCGCCCTACCTTGCCTTGCGACAAAATTTCTTTTATAGTACATACTATGCGTTCGTATCGATCAATTGGGGGTAGAAAAGAGTATTGCATGTTGGCCTGTTGGGCTGTGTGGTCTCGCCAGCCTGCTGGGCCAACTGCCTGTTCGCACCACTCCAACTACTCGCATGACCGACCGAGAGCTCGAGCGTCAAGCAAGGGCACGGCAGCACGGGCATGGGCACCGCTGCTGGGGCCGGCGTGGCCTCCAGTCACCTGAATTCAAGATTGAAGAGAGCAGCGGCCGAGCCGGGCATGCGACTGCCGAACGACGGCGGAACTCTGGAGGTCGGCAAATAGTCAGGCTCCGTGATGGCGGGAACGGCAGCGCGGCACGCGCCGAACTTCTCCAGCGTGCGGCTAGGCCTAGGCGACACCGCGACGGCGCTGACTGAACAACGGGGGTCTTGACTACTTTGATTTTTTTATCCGTTTGAGTTCGTCCAACCTCAAATTATTTTCGTCCTTCGCCACTGCACCCCGAGGTAGGGGCGGATGTCTTTAGGCTCACTCTGATGCACATGCATCAGGGTCCAAGATTTTTCTTACTATACTTGTGGGCTAAATGAGAGCAGTGCATCATGTTAGGCAGGAAAAGGTGCATCAGGGAGGCATAAATCCACCTAGCAATGGCTGCAAGCTTGAAGATGCATCGGGGAAAATTTTGCTCTAGCTCCGCCCCTGCCCCGAGGGGCTCATCCACGCCGCCAAAATAATAGAGGGGAAGGACAAAGGTCCAAATCTCCTCCATCCTAAAAGTACGACAAGCACTATCCAAAAGACCGTAGGACTTTTTTTTCTCTCTCCTTAATTTTGGCGCAACCTGATCCATATAATGTCTGGCGAGTGGCTCTTATGTCTACCCAACCACAGCCTCCCCCATATATGTTGAGGCTTCGTTGGAACTCACACAAAAGATCCTCTTCCAAGGCTTTGAGCTCACTAGTCACACGTGTGGAATGATGACTGTTTTTAATTATACTCTTAACTAAAGTATATGATTCTTATATAAAATATAAGCACTTTTAACTATCTTATAGCATCACGATAGTAAAATATGGTTCACATGATTTGATAGTGCTCGTAGCTGATGGCCCGTACGTGGTCGCTCTGATTTTACCCCTTATTTTCTGCGTATTTACATAAATTGCCACCGCCAAGTTAAATTGGAGTCGGTGGTTTTCGTACATCCTAAAATTTTCGTCCGTCCTATTACTTCATCCGTCGTACGAATCAATCTGGAAACCGGTTTTCGTACATCCTAAAATTTTACTCACGTAGCCCTAGCCACCGCCGTCTCAGATGTCATCGGCGCCGTAGCTAGAGCCCCCAACGACCTCCGCCGTCTCAGATGTCATCAGGCATATTTGCTATATATACGTAATAATAAATTAGAAACGTTTCTCCTTTGTTCGTTAGGTGTTTCTATCATACTTCGTTTCGTACCTGCAGTCCACAGTCAGGAAAGCCACACATCCCTGTGGCTCTAACCGCCACACTGACCTCTGCACCCCGCTCCGCAAGGTCCTGTGGCGACTGGCCATATTGAACCCTCCCTTCGTCCACGACCCTGGGGTCTCTCCCCACATCGCCGGTGCAAACGGTGGCCGGCGTTGTGCCAGAGGAAGGTCTGGATGTTgagtttttatttctcttttgagAGGATTGATGTGCATTGCAACGAGAGAACTCAATCTAAAGCAAAACCTAAAAAATTTTAATATGGTATAAACAAAAACCAAAGTGAAATATAAAAAAATTTGTGTGCTAAAAATGACATCATATTGTCTTCTAGGTTCGTAAGCACATGTTGAATTATTTACTCCCTCTCTCCTAAAATAAATCTAGAGATCCGAGTCCATAGTTTAAAATAGCGGGCTATTTCATTTAGCCGCAGCATTTTGAGAAGCTAAGAAAGGCTATAGCGGGCTAATCCATTTAGCCTTTTTTTCAAAAATAGGGGAAATTTGTGTTACATCTTCTCAAAAGAAGAGAGAAACTATGACTCAAACATGATTCAAGCTACAGCTCATTCAACTATTCAACGAAGACAAATATTCGACTATTCCACTCACAAGTTTAATTGAATTAGATTGAATTGAAATACAGAAAACATGAATTAAAAGTAGAAGTGAAGAGAAATTCAGAAAAGAGGGATTTTAGCTGCTAATTAGGGGCTAAATAGGGCTATAGCGGGCTATTAGCGGTTTTTCTCATTTAGCCTATAAATGTCATAGCCTTAGCCGGAGGTCTCCCAAAAGGCTATAGctggctatagccggctatttaaaactTTGTCCGAGTCACTTATTTTTGGACAGCACAAGTATAACCGTTGCAACGCACGAGCACTTTTCTTATCTACATCTATATCTATGTCAATATCTATACCCGCTTAGTCAAGAAACGGTTCGCGT
This Lolium perenne isolate Kyuss_39 chromosome 1, Kyuss_2.0, whole genome shotgun sequence DNA region includes the following protein-coding sequences:
- the LOC127334729 gene encoding uncharacterized protein — translated: MPVLPCPCLTLELSVGHASLFTTEIEEPDPELLNKVNPKVNEVMNEQLLRPFSAEDVKKALFSIGDMKAPGSDGLHAIFFKKCGHILGDILTSEVLEAISNKSIPDGWNDTVIVLIPKVENPELVTQYRPISLCNVLYKIKNRKKGKWGYCAVKLDMHKAYDRVEWNFLEKGLSSLLAHREEVRGMEGVRVLDQYCASSGQLVSEAKCSMYFSPNVDPDVRAELCSELNVMTEDLSDKYLGLPAMVGVDRSDSFMYLLERIIKRLEGWKEKFLSMGGKEILLKAVI